Proteins found in one Polyodon spathula isolate WHYD16114869_AA chromosome 10, ASM1765450v1, whole genome shotgun sequence genomic segment:
- the LOC121321788 gene encoding coiled-coil domain-containing protein R3HCC1L-like has translation MALKEGEAGNKKGNYFDPLEYLVLDRPQSCSHKENMQDIQTELCISKLSLGEAVVSPLGERDSGMGLTVKEPLAVSTGKEEGVCPGTGLEEGQDEGGKSNIHTKPSQGTPDCSSTEGTGLQTEETWFVEKILNGDSGTLEQSSHSISTALREEPSDQESDSWDTLFNDEGDCLDPHLLEESFFQISQNQGKVKKSVQEPRFDYYNWEVESEVELREDELSHIVEIYEFPSEFKTEDLLRSFNSFQQKGFDIQWVDDTHALGLFSSPIAARDALRTKHPMLKVRPLSQASAVTKAKARGCSDYLLPAKERPKTSAALARRLVIGALGIRSPQSREHKDAEKKKLQEAHEQKRLAAKQREDAWEGK, from the exons ATGGCATTGAAAGAGGGAGAGGCAGGAAATAAGAAGGGAAATTATTTTGATCCTTTGGAATACCTTGTCTTGGACAGACCTCAGAGCTGTTCTCATAAGGAAAACATGCAGGACATCCAAACTGAACTCTGTATTTCTAAACTTTCACTTGGTGAAGCTGTAGTTAGCCCGCTAGGAGAGAGAGACTCTGGTATGGGTTTGACAGTGAAGGAGCCCTTAGCAGTGAGTACAGGTAAGGAAGAGGGTGTCTGCCCTGGGACAGGGCTGGAAGAAGGACAAGATGAAGGGGGGAAGAGTAACATACACACAAAGCCTTCCCAAGGTACTCCAGATTGTTCCAGCACAGAAGGGACAGGTTTGCAGACTGAGGAGACTTGGTTTGTTGAGAAGATACTGAATGGAGACTCGGGAACTTTGGAACAAAGTTCACATTCTATCAGTACAGCATTGAGGGAGGAGCCCAGTGACCAGGAGTCAGACAGCTGGGACACACTATTTAACGATGAGGGAGATTGCCTGGACCCCCATCTACTAGAGGAG TCTTTCTTTCAGATATCACAAAATCAGGGGAAGGTAAAGAAATCCGTCCAGGAGCCCCGATTTGATTATTACAACTGGGAAGTTGAATCTGAGGTGGAGCTCAGAGAGGATGAGTTGTCCCACATTGTTGAGATCTACGAGTTTCCTTCAGAGTTCAAAACTGAGGATCTGCTCCGTTCTTTCAACAGCTTCCA GCAAAAGGGTTTTGATATTCAATGGGTGGATGACACTCACGCACTGGGACTCTTTTCTAGCCCCATAGCCG CACGAGACGCCCTGAGAACAAAACACCCGATGCTGAAGGTCCGCCCGCTGTCACAGGCGTCTGCTGTGACCAAAGCTAAGGCCAGGGGATGTTCAG ATTACCTCCTGCCTGCAAAGGAGCGCCCCAAGACAAGTGCGGCTCTGGCCAGAAGGTTGGTTATTGGGGCGCTGGGCATCCGGAGCCCCCAGAGCCGAGAGCATAAGGATGCAGAGAAGAAGAAACTGCAGGAGGCCCATG aacaaAAGCGATTGGCGGCCAAACAGCGTGAGGATGCTTGGGAGGGAAAATGA